One Nostoc sp. CENA543 genomic window, AATATCAATTAATTCTTGCTCTCGTCCTTTATGCGCGACAAACAGCATCCGTTCTTGGGACTCAGAAAGTAAATATTCATAGGGAACCATCCCTAATTCCCGCACCGGAATCTTATCTAAATCTAATTCAATCCCGACACCACCTTTGGCTGCCATCTCGGAAGTAGAACAGGTAATACCCGCAGCACCCATATCTTGAGCCGCCACTACTGCACCTGTTTTAAATGCTTCCAGACAAGCTTCTATGAGTGACTTTTCTAAAAAGGGGTCGCCTACTTGCACCGCCGGACGGTCATCAATTGATTCATCACTTAATTCTGCACTAGCAAAACTAGCTCCTCCCATACCATCGCGTCCGGTGGTCGAACCAACGTATAACACAGGATTTCCCAGACCAGATGCTCCAGATTTGACGATTTCCGGCGTTTCCATCAAGCCTAGAGCCATGACGTTCACTAAAGGATTACCGGAGTAAGCAGGGTCAAAGTAAACTTCACCGCCGACAGTGGGAACCCCAACACAGTTACCATAGTGGGAAATACCAGCAACTACGCCAGAGAATAGCCTTTGAGTTTTGGGGTCATCCAGAGAACCAAAACGCAGGGAGTTTAACAAAGCAATAGGACGCGCGCCCATTGTGAAAATATCTCGAAGAATACCACCTACTCCGGTGGCAGCACCTTGAAATGGTTCAACTGCTGAGGGGTGGTTATGAGACTCAATTTTAAAAGCTAGTTGCAGTCCCTCACCCAAATCTACAACCCCAGCATTTTCCCCAGGCCCAACCAAGATGCGGGGGCCAGTGGTGGGAAACTGTTTGAGTAAAGGACGGGAATTTTTATAGCAACAATGCTCAGACCACATTACCCCAAACATTCCCAATTCGGCTTTGTTGGGATGACGACCTAAGCGGCGGACAATTTCTGTATATTCTTCTGGTTTAATACCTTCAGCAGCGATTTCTTGGGGAGAGAAGGGAGCAGGAGATGTGGCAGTCATGGAAATAATGCACCAAAGAGTCCAGAGCATTATTGTATCGACTTACCTGTGCTGTATGTGCAGTTCTGGGAGAGCAAATTGTCACTTTTATTTCCCAGCCAACTCAGCCTTCCAAGCATGAGTTATGGGAAACAGACTTTTGAGAAGTGCGTAGGTTTAGCCCGTTGTCAAAATTACTCTATATAGAAGGCTACAGTCATGGTGTGGATATTTAGCTTATCAGCAGAATGTGGATCTGAAGAAATCATTGCCAGTAAATTTGCTCAACACTTTATGGGGCCAATATTGACGCTATCAAATGGTAGCCCATGCCTATGTCGTGCAGAAACTTTTCAAGATATCGAAAACAATTGGTGGTGTCGCGTTTACCCCAATAATATTAGTGAACTAGGAATAGATAGCCCTGAAAGTGCTTATTTAATGACAGAATTAGGTATTCTACTCTATAAACATCTACGTACTGCCCTACAATTTCGTTATGCTTTAGTAGGTGTTGAAGTAGATGAATTTAGAACCTATAGTGAACTGATTGAAGACTTACCTAATTTATCTATACCAGGATTAGTGTTAGCAAAAAAAATTCAGCAGGAAGTTGAGGCATTACAAGTTTTTAGACTTTTTACTTCTGGTTATGTTTGGCAACCTTATGAGGGAGAAATTTACAATCCATTAATGGCATCTCCAGACTTAAAAAATAAACTTGATGAACTTTTGGCTGCAAGTTTAACTTAGTCTTGATGAATTAAAGAAACCCACATAATAACCAACCACAATGATTTTTAAATCGAATCCTTTTTAAAGGACGAACCTGTGATCAATTCGATAAAAATCTAATTTATAATAGTTGCATATATTAATGGGTATTTTTATTTGCTTTACTTATATAATTTAAATTATTAATTTTTAAGGGAAATATAAAACTATCTATTCTATATACCAAAAAATATGACAGCTAAAGTTGTTAGTATTTGTAACCTCAAGGGTGGGGTAGGTAAAACTACGATAGTTATGGCTTTGGCAGAATATCTAGCAGGCGATACTATGTATCGCAAACGGGTGCTTGCAATTGATCTTGATCCTCAAACTAATTTGACTGGCGCACTGATGTCTGAAGAAGTTTGGGAAAAGCAATTTGAAAGTAGAAAAGCTACTTTGCCATATTTATTTAGAAACCCCGAAGATTTTCTAGAGAATTTTAAACAGCATAATTTTATAGTGAAAGAAAATATATCAAACGTCAGAAACAGAAATTCTTTTACTTGCTTACATCTTATACCTAGTAGTCCTAGATTATTTGAAATCCAGGAAGATTTACCATCAAACTATTCTTCTATTAACTTAAAACCTGTTGATCTTATTCGGAAAATAATAAAACCTTTATTGGAAAATTATGATTATGTTTTAATAGACTGCCCACCAAATATTAACCAAGTTACTAAAAGTGCATTCTTAGCTAGTGATGCTTGTATAATACCTTGCGTACCAAATAGAATGTCAATTCAGGGACTAGATTTATTGCTAGAACAAATTGATAAATTTAATAGAAATTATGTCCATAATCTAAAACCAGTGGGGACTTTAATCTCTCGTTATAACCGAACCATAGCCCAAAGTGAAAATTTACAATCAATTATTACAAATCCTTTTTATCCACACGTATTTCAAACCAAAATACTAGAAAGAGCAAGAATTGCGGAAGGTTTAGAATTGAGTAATTATTTGACATATAGACAAAAATATGACGATTCCCATAGTTCTATGGTAGAACTAGCCAAAGAGTTCATTCAAAGAGTAGGTAAATAAATGGATTACTCACAAATTGCAAGTTTATTAAGGGCAATTGCAGATATTATAGAATCTGAACCCAAATTAGCTAAAGCTTTAGAAAAGCATTTAAGCAATCGTCTAAGCTCTCAATCATATAATAATTTACCAAATTCAAAACACAATTTTACCAACGATTCTAATAATTTAGAAAACGGTGATGCTGTATTAGCAGAATGTCGGCGAATCTTACGTGAACAAGGTGAAGAAGAATTAAACATTTACCTGACTGAATTAGGAGAGCAGATTAGGGAATTATTAAAGTATGGCCAACTAGACAGAAATCGCTCTATTCGTCGGCGGAAAGACTTAAATAGTATTGTTGAGCATATTATTGAACAATTAGTAGCTCAAGATAAAAGTGGCAAAATATTTGCACGCACAATTTCTGAAGATTAAATTTATCTAAATTATTTATAATTTGTTTTTCATTATAAAATTAACCAATTTTCTAACTGTAAATCTTTCACTCTAGTTAAATCAGAATCATGAGAAACTAAAATTAAATCATGAATTATAGCGGTAGCAGCTATCAAAATATCCGCATCCTGAATAATTTGACCTCTGCTGGTTAAATCAGCATGAATTTCTGAGGCTTTTTCAAAAATTTTGAGATCATCTAGAAATAATATAGGATAATCTTGGCAAAATTGTTGAAATAAAGCTAGTTTTTTAGTGGCATTACTTCTTAAAAGTCCTCTTTGGATTTCATAGTAAGTTATGCCACTAATCAAAATGTCTATTTCTAACCTACTTACCTCTTGCAATTTTAAGTTGATTTTGACATTTTGTTTTAGTGATGCTGAAACAATATTAGTATCTAATAAATAACCCATCTAACCTCGTTTTACGGATTCGTCAAAAAGTTGCATTTGCTCTGGTGTCAAATCATTTAGCATTCCTGAAACTAAATGTAAGGATAAAATCCTTTTAATACGTTTCGTCAATTCTTCCTCAGAGATGCTTTCCAGATCAGGAACAGCAGCCGGATCAAAAGTACGATTAATCATTGCAATCATTTCCTGTTTATTTAAGTTTTCCTGATAAAGATGATTATTGTCAATTAAGGTTTTGACAATTTCAGTTAGTCTCTGAGAATTAGGTTGATGATTAATCAAAGTCATAGTTAAATTTCCTCAAAATAATATGTCTGTCGCTTAAATCTTATGTTAGCAGTTTCCATTTTTCTGGAGAGGTAAGAGTTGACAAAAAATAGCCGCCTCCATTCAGGAAGCAGCTATTTTTTAAACTTATGTGACTACAGAATATTAGTAATCGAAGTCACCGCCGCCAGCACCAGCAGCAGCAGGCGCGCCATCTTTGGGTTCTGGTTTGTCAACAACGATGCACTCGGTTGTTAACACCATACCAGCGATAGAAGCAGCGTTTTGCAGTGCAGAACGGGTTACTTTCGCGGGGTCAACGATACCAGCCGCGAGCATATCTACGAATTCGTTGGTAGCAGCGTTGAAACCAACGTTGAATTCCTTCTCTTTGACGCGTTCAGCAATTACAGCACCGTTTTGACCTGCGTTTTCAGCAATTCTCTTCAGAGGTGCGGGTAATGCACGAGCAACAATCAAAGCACCGGTTAATTCTTCTTCTTTGAGGTTGCTGTTAGCCCAAGCTTCGAGTTCAGGGGTGAGGTGAGCTAGGGTTGTACCACCACCAGGAACGATACCTTCTTCAACAGCCGCTTTGGTGGCGTTGATAGCATCTTCTAGGCGGAGTTTCTTGTCTTTCATTTCGGTTTCGGTAGCTGCGCCAACTTTCACTACAGCTACACCACCAGACAATTTAGCTAAACGCTCTTGGAGTTTTTCTTTGTCGTAGGAAGATTCGGTTTCTTCCATTTGACGACGAATTTGTTCTACACGAGCTTTAACTGCAACGTCGTTACCTTCAGCAACAATTGTGGTGCTGTCTTTGGTAATGGTGATGCGGCGTGCTTTACCTAAGCTATCCAGCTTGGTGTTGTCGAGCTTCAAACCAGCATCTTCGGTGATGAGTTGACCGCCGGTAAGGATAGCGATATCTTCCAGCATAGCTTTGCGGCGATCGCCAAATCCAGGAGCTTTGACAGCAGCAACGTTGAGTACACCGCGTAGACGGTTAACTACTAAGGTTGCTAAAGCTTCTTTTTCAATATCTTCAGCGATAATCACCAAAGGACGACCAGCACGAGCTACTTGCTCAAGAACGGGTACTAAATCTTGTACCAGTGCAATTTTCTTATCTGTTAACAACAGGTAAGGCTCATCGAAAATTGCTTCCATCCGTTCTGGGTCGGTGGCGAAGTAGGGGGAGATATAGCCTTTGTCAAAGCGCATACCTTCGGTAACTTCCAATTCGGTAGTTACAGACTTACCTTCTTCTAAGGAAATAACGCCTTCTTTACCGACTTTGTCCATTGCTTCCGCAATCATCTGACCGACTTCATCGTCGTTACCAGCAGAGATTGCGCCTACTTGTGCGATCGCCTTAGAATCTTCTACAGGACGAGCGTGTTCTTTAATTTTTTCTACCAAGAAGTTGGTAGCTTTATCAATACCGCGCTTTAAGAGAATAGCGTTTGCGCCTGCGGCTACGTTCCGCAAACCTTCTTTGACGATGGCGTGAGCCAAAACGGTAGCTGTGGTTGTACCGTCACCTGCTGCATCGTTGGTTTTAGAAGCAGCTTGGCGAATCAAAGACACGCCAGTGTTTTCAATATGATCTTCTAATTCGATTTCTTTAGCAATGGTTACGCCGTCGTTAACGATTTGGGGCGCACCAAATTTCTTTTCTAATACTACGTTGCGACCTTTGGGGCCAAGGGTAACAGCTACAGCCTCAGCTAGAATGTCGATACCACGCTCTAGGGCGCGACGAGCGTTTTCGTTGTAAATAATGCGCTTTGCCATAGGTGTCTTAATCTCAGGTAGTGTGAGTCAATTTGGTTTTGAAAATTAATTTGGGCATGGGGCATTGGGCATTGGGCATGGTTTATGCTTATGCTTTGTGTGCCGTCACCCGCACCACTCATTTAGCCAACGACTGCTAGAATGTCTTTTTCAGAGAGCAGTACGTATTCTTCAGTGCCGAGCTTGATATCTGTGCCAGCGTACTTGGAGTACAGCACTTTATCGCCAACTTTAACTTCCAATTCTTGACGGCTACCGTCGTCATTACGTCTGCCAGGGCCAAGGGCGACTACTTCACCTACTTGGGGCTTTTCTTTCGCGGTGTCGGGCAAGTAAAGACCACCGGCGGTCTTTTCTTCGGACGCGCTTACTTTGACAAAAACGCGATCGCCTAAAGGTTTAACTGTAGATACGCTTAAAGATACAGCTGCCATAATTTCAATTTCTCCAGAGTTAGCACTCTCAACTCCTGAGTGCTAATTTATCGAAGAGTAACCCCCAATGGCAATAATTTGGTGTGTACGGGTTTCCGAACTATGGTTGGTGATTAGGCATTGGGCATGGGTATTGGGCATGGGGCTTTGAGAGAAGGAGACAAGGTAGGAGAGGAAAAACTAATAACTAATGACTAATGACTAATGACTATTGACCAATGACTATTGACTAATAACTAAATAACTAATTTTTATACCCTTTTGGTTAGTTGCGTAAGTATAAATTCTTAATTATTAGTATTTTTCTGGTTCTTTTCTATAAGTTACGAATATTTTTATATGGTCAACTTTATTTGCAAAGTGGGGAAATTAGTATAGAACAGTAATCAGAGAGCCGCTCGATGAGTAACAATACAGTGATCTGGTGCAACAAAATACGAGTTTATTACTTGCGAGTTTGTTGTTCTAGATAGATAATAGTTGTCTACCCGGATAGTGTCTGGTTTCGCCAAGCAAACCCGGAGGTTATTGAGCGGATCGTCCGAGAACACTTGATAGGCATAATGGTGGTGAAAGAATATGCGTTTTTAACCCATCCTTTGCCAACAACTCCCTTACTTGCTCGTAAACATCTTTAAAGATTAAGGCTGAACATCGGCAGGGTATTGTAGAGTAGTCAGCCTATGAAAGTGCAGGTGGTTTGACAGCTAGGGTCATCATAGACCAACACTTACTGAGTGAACTACTGTGAACTAGAAAGATTATTATTTAATCAGTGTTTTTTCACCCACCACTTTCAAAGGGATATATAATAGCGCATTATAATTACTACTGCTCTACGTATCCTTACTAGAATATTGCCAATGAGCTAACAGTCTTACAGAAAGTGGAAACTACTTGTGAGACTTCAAGTCAAGCAAGGGTAAGTTAAGTGGGAAAAATGACAACATCTCAACAATCCACCATATTAAGGATAACTATATCAAGACCTTGATGGATCGAAGCGCGACAAGTGCCACTGCTATGAAAGAGCCCAGCATGAAAGATCACAAACGACTTCTACTGATTGATGATGACCCTAACCTCATCTTGCTGGTGAAGGACTATCTGGAATTCCGAGGATATGAAGTCATCACCGCAGAAAACGGACGGGAAGCTTTAGAGATTCTCGAACATGAGGTTCCCGACATGATTATCTGTGATGTGATGATGCCGGAAATGGACGGATACACATTTGTAGAACAAGTCCGGCAAAATGACAAAACAAGTTGGATTCCTGTCCTTTTCCTGTCAGCCAAAGGACAAAGTGCAGACCGAGTTAAAGGTCTCAATAAAGGTGCCGATGTCTATATGGTCAAGCCTTTTGAGCCAGAAGAACTCGTAGCACAGGTAGAATCTTCCCTGAAACAAACTATCCGTTGGAAAGACCACCAAACCAAAGGAGGCGAAAATGGTTCTCGCATCCAAGTTCCGTTTGATGTGCAATTGACTCCGACTGAACTGAAAGTAGTGCAGTTTGTAGCTAGGGGTTTAGCTAACCGCGAAATCGCTGAAGAATTAAACGTTAGTCAGCGCACGGTTGAAAGCCACGTTTCCAATATGTTGGGCAAAACCAATCTCCATAACCGCACTGAGTTGGCGCGGTGGGCGATTGAAAATCAAATGGCTTAACTAGCTATCAGCGTTCAGCCGTCAGCTTTACAATAATTAACTGACTGCTGACAGCTGATAGCTTAATTATTGCAGGAAGAAATAGGTGCGTAGGGGTATAAGGGTGTGAGGTTTGGGTGGATTTTTTGAAATTTCCTAAAAACCAAGAACTTTACTCTTCATTATCATTGGTAACTGCTGAGGTGTTATCTGTTGGACGCTTTTCAGGAAACCAACAGTTTTAAAAAATTCCTCATTTGCTTTTTCCGTGTTGTAACGAGGATGGAGAAAGAGCCACAACACGGCGACTTAATAGAAGCAAGGATTGAAAACCCTAAATTTTGTTAGAATGATAATCACACACTTCAGTTAAGGAACTATTGCTAGGCAAAGTTTTGGGGTAAAAATTTAGATGTACCTTGGACTCAATTCCTTACTAGACACTTGCTCATGATTATCCTGCTGATGGGTGTTTCTGGTTCTGGGAAAACCACTATAGGACAGATGCTAGCAACATCTTTAAACTGGGAGTTTATTGACGCAGATGATTTCCACTCGCCAGAAAACGTTGAGAAAATGCGCCGTGGTATTCCTTTAAGTGAAGCGGATAGGATACCCTGGTTACAAGATTTACAAACGGCAATTAAGCAATGGTTGCAAGAAAATAGAAATGTTGTGCTGGCGTGTTCTGCACTAAAAGCAAGTTATCGTCAATTTTTAGTCATAGATAGGGATGATGCTCTGCCCACCGTAGGTGACGATGCTCCGCCCACCGTAGGCGATCGCATTAAAATAGTTTACCTCAAAGGGTCTTATGATGTGATTCAACAACGACTGCAAGCCCGTCAAAATCACTATATGAACCCCACACTCTTGAAGAGTCAATTTACTACACTAGAAGAGCCACTAGACGCTGTCTGTATAGATGTTACAGCCCCGCCGCAAGTCATAGTTAGAGATATTAGAACAGCTTTGCAAATTTAATTTAAGTAGAACGACTGGGAAAAACTAAACTGAGTGAAGAATAATACAATATCAAAGAACCCTCTTCCCTTCTGTCTCGTCTTCAAGATCAATCTTCACTTTGTCCTAGCTTAACTGCGATCGCAGTAGGAGAAAACGTATGTTTCTCAGATTAGCGCAACAACATCAAGAATTTATTCACGACTTGGTCATTAACTTGCAAGCCCTAGCGATCGCGCTAGAGAATAAAGGGTACACTACATCTTTCTATACCTGCGGCGACCAAATGAGAAGTGCTTCCTTCATGGTCAGTTTAGAAGAAAAGCACTTAATTCGGTTTTTAGTCTCTGACTATGGAATCACTTGGATGGAAATGTGGGATGACCGCGAGTTAATGAAATGTGAGGGTGCAGAAGCCATCACCCAACTAGACGAGTTAGCTAATTTAGTTAAGTATCCTAACGGCAAAATTCCTAAATTACATTTCTTCAGTAAAGTTTGATGGGTGTTAGAACATCTAGCGTCAACAAATTTAACATTTATTCAAAATTAATCATCCTTAATTTATTTAAATTATGTATGACAATATCTGTAAATTTATTGCCGAAAATTTCAAAGATGACTTAGCAACCTGGTTACTAGGTTCACCGATTAAACTCACAGAATTAAGTCCTACGGAACTCTCAAATGAACCTATCCGTGCCGATTCGTTAATCCTATTACAGTCGGATAACCTAGTTCTACATACTGAATTACGTCTAATGTGAATTAAAATCGGGTAATTCCGTAGATATTTTTAGGGGCGGGTTCACCGAGATCATCGTTAATTGTTCATGATATTTGATTAACCCGCCCCTACCAAGTCTCATTAGCTCCCAGCATCGGCTATTTTTGGGATATAGAAGGTTTTCCTAATTCACATCAGGCGTGAATTTCAAACTGATGCAGACGAAGATATGCCCTTTCGGATGTTAGATTATCGTGTGAGGGTGTATCGGCGTTTTCCTGAAAAACAAATGCGTCAAGTGGTTATCTATTTGCGAAAAACCGCTTCTCCATTGGTCAATAAAGATGATTTTCGGTTAGAGAAAACTTACCATGAGTTTGAGGTCATACGCCTATGGGAAGAACCAACAGAAAGGTTTATGACTGTTCCTGGCTTATTACCCTTCGCTGCCTTAAGTCAGACTAAAGATCCTACAATGGTATTAAATGAAGTAGCAAAGGCGGTTGAAGCAATTACAGATCAACAGCTACAAAGAAACATAGCAGCCGCCAGCGCAATTCTAGCAGGTATCGTTTTACAAAAAGATGTAATTAGCAGAATTTTCAGGAGTGAGATTATGCGCGAATCAGTCATTTATCAGGAAATTCTCCAAGAAGGTAGAGATGAAGGTAGAGTTGAAGGTCGAGTTGAAGGTCGAGTTGAAGCAACAAGAAAGTTAGCTTTAAATCTACTACAAATAGGTATGGATGTAGAGCAAATTGCTCAAGTAACTGAATTATCTCTTGAGCAAGTTCAGGCTTTACAAAAACAGATGCAAGAATCTTAAAATCTCAACAAAAAACCCGCGTTTGCGGGTTTTTTTCGTCTCATTGATAGTGAGATTAAAACTCAGCGTTTTGTGGTGTACGGGGGAAGGGAATCACATCACGAATATTTCCCATACCTGTGATGAACTGCACCAGTCTTTCAAAACCCAAACCAAACCCAGCATGAGGAACGGTACCGTAACGACGTAAATCGAGATACCACCACAAATCTTCAGACTTCATTCCTTGGGCTAACACACGGCGTTCTAAGACATCTAAACGTTCTTCCCGTTGTGAACCGCCAATGATTTCCCCAATTTTCGGTGCTAGGATATCCATTGCACGGACGGTTTTTTCATCATCATTCAGGCGCATATAAAAGGCTTTAATTTGTGCGGGATAATCTGTGACGATGACTGGTTTTTTAAAAAGTTGTTCTGCTAAATAACGCTCATGTTCTGATTGTAAATCTAAGCCCCAACTTACAGGATAATCAAATTTCACATCAGCTTTTTCTAATAGTTTGATGGCATCTGTGTAAGTTAAACGCTCAAATTGATTGTTAATGATATTTTCAGCTGTAGCTAAGACTGTATTATCAATGCGTTGATTGAAAAATTCCATGTCTTCTGGACATTTTGCTAACACATAATTAAAAATGTGTTTGAGAAACGCCTCAGCTAAATCCATATCACCTTCTAGATCACAAAACGCCATTTCCGGCTCAACCATCCAGAATTCTGCGAGGTGACGGGAGGTGTTGGAGTTTTCTGCACGGAATGTGGGGCCGAATGTGTAGACGTTGCTAAAAGCCATTGCCATGACTTCGGCTTCTAGTTGTCCACTGACGGTTAAGTAGGTGGGTTTAGCAAAGAAATCTTGACTGTAATCGACGGCTTGATTTTCTGTGCGGGGGACATTCTTTAAATCTAAACTGGTGACACTGAATAGTTCCCCTGCGCCTTCGCAGTCGCTAGCGGTGATAATGGGTGTGTGTACCCACAAAAAACCTCTTTCTTGGAAAAATTGGTGAATAGCTGTAGAACAGGCGTTTCTGACGCGGAAAACTGCACCAAAAGAGTTGGTACGCGATCGCAAATGTCCAATGGTGCGTAAAAATTCAAAGGAGTGGCGTTTTTTTTGCAATGGATAAGTTTCGGGATCAGCATCACCGTAGACTTTCACTGCCTCGGCTGTTAACTCAATGCGCTGTCCCTTCCCTTGGGAAGCCACCAGCACACCTTTAACTTCCACTGACGCGCCTGTGTTGATTTGTTTTAAGATGGCTTCGTAGTCTGGTAAATCCTGATTGATGACGACTTGCAAATTAGCTAGTGATGAGCCGTCATTAACTTCAAGAAACGCAAATCCCTTAAGTTCACGCTTGGTTCTCACCCAGCCTTGAACTACTAAAGACTCATCAGGTTGACCACTCCGCAATATTTCTGCAATCCGTTGACTTACCATATTCTGCTATCGATAGGGTTTGAATATAAGGCGTACTATTTAAAGAATGCTAACAGCTAATTCTATTCAAAATCCAATATTGAGGCTACGCAACCAAGGACTTTAATATCCAGCCTATAATAACGCCCATACCGCCAAAGCGAATAGCTTGCCAGAAAGGTTTTTTCAGGCTACGCC contains:
- a CDS encoding ParA family protein, whose translation is MTAKVVSICNLKGGVGKTTIVMALAEYLAGDTMYRKRVLAIDLDPQTNLTGALMSEEVWEKQFESRKATLPYLFRNPEDFLENFKQHNFIVKENISNVRNRNSFTCLHLIPSSPRLFEIQEDLPSNYSSINLKPVDLIRKIIKPLLENYDYVLIDCPPNINQVTKSAFLASDACIIPCVPNRMSIQGLDLLLEQIDKFNRNYVHNLKPVGTLISRYNRTIAQSENLQSIITNPFYPHVFQTKILERARIAEGLELSNYLTYRQKYDDSHSSMVELAKEFIQRVGK
- a CDS encoding PIN domain-containing protein, with the translated sequence MGYLLDTNIVSASLKQNVKINLKLQEVSRLEIDILISGITYYEIQRGLLRSNATKKLALFQQFCQDYPILFLDDLKIFEKASEIHADLTSRGQIIQDADILIAATAIIHDLILVSHDSDLTRVKDLQLENWLIL
- the groL gene encoding chaperonin GroEL (60 kDa chaperone family; promotes refolding of misfolded polypeptides especially under stressful conditions; forms two stacked rings of heptamers to form a barrel-shaped 14mer; ends can be capped by GroES; misfolded proteins enter the barrel where they are refolded when GroES binds); protein product: MAKRIIYNENARRALERGIDILAEAVAVTLGPKGRNVVLEKKFGAPQIVNDGVTIAKEIELEDHIENTGVSLIRQAASKTNDAAGDGTTTATVLAHAIVKEGLRNVAAGANAILLKRGIDKATNFLVEKIKEHARPVEDSKAIAQVGAISAGNDDEVGQMIAEAMDKVGKEGVISLEEGKSVTTELEVTEGMRFDKGYISPYFATDPERMEAIFDEPYLLLTDKKIALVQDLVPVLEQVARAGRPLVIIAEDIEKEALATLVVNRLRGVLNVAAVKAPGFGDRRKAMLEDIAILTGGQLITEDAGLKLDNTKLDSLGKARRITITKDSTTIVAEGNDVAVKARVEQIRRQMEETESSYDKEKLQERLAKLSGGVAVVKVGAATETEMKDKKLRLEDAINATKAAVEEGIVPGGGTTLAHLTPELEAWANSNLKEEELTGALIVARALPAPLKRIAENAGQNGAVIAERVKEKEFNVGFNAATNEFVDMLAAGIVDPAKVTRSALQNAASIAGMVLTTECIVVDKPEPKDGAPAAAGAGGGDFDY
- the groES gene encoding co-chaperone GroES; translation: MAAVSLSVSTVKPLGDRVFVKVSASEEKTAGGLYLPDTAKEKPQVGEVVALGPGRRNDDGSRQELEVKVGDKVLYSKYAGTDIKLGTEEYVLLSEKDILAVVG
- a CDS encoding response regulator transcription factor, which encodes MDRSATSATAMKEPSMKDHKRLLLIDDDPNLILLVKDYLEFRGYEVITAENGREALEILEHEVPDMIICDVMMPEMDGYTFVEQVRQNDKTSWIPVLFLSAKGQSADRVKGLNKGADVYMVKPFEPEELVAQVESSLKQTIRWKDHQTKGGENGSRIQVPFDVQLTPTELKVVQFVARGLANREIAEELNVSQRTVESHVSNMLGKTNLHNRTELARWAIENQMA
- a CDS encoding gluconokinase, with protein sequence MIILLMGVSGSGKTTIGQMLATSLNWEFIDADDFHSPENVEKMRRGIPLSEADRIPWLQDLQTAIKQWLQENRNVVLACSALKASYRQFLVIDRDDALPTVGDDAPPTVGDRIKIVYLKGSYDVIQQRLQARQNHYMNPTLLKSQFTTLEEPLDAVCIDVTAPPQVIVRDIRTALQI
- a CDS encoding DUF1815 family protein; protein product: MFLRLAQQHQEFIHDLVINLQALAIALENKGYTTSFYTCGDQMRSASFMVSLEEKHLIRFLVSDYGITWMEMWDDRELMKCEGAEAITQLDELANLVKYPNGKIPKLHFFSKV
- a CDS encoding Rpn family recombination-promoting nuclease/putative transposase, producing MPFRMLDYRVRVYRRFPEKQMRQVVIYLRKTASPLVNKDDFRLEKTYHEFEVIRLWEEPTERFMTVPGLLPFAALSQTKDPTMVLNEVAKAVEAITDQQLQRNIAAASAILAGIVLQKDVISRIFRSEIMRESVIYQEILQEGRDEGRVEGRVEGRVEATRKLALNLLQIGMDVEQIAQVTELSLEQVQALQKQMQES
- the asnS gene encoding asparagine--tRNA ligase, with the protein product MVSQRIAEILRSGQPDESLVVQGWVRTKRELKGFAFLEVNDGSSLANLQVVINQDLPDYEAILKQINTGASVEVKGVLVASQGKGQRIELTAEAVKVYGDADPETYPLQKKRHSFEFLRTIGHLRSRTNSFGAVFRVRNACSTAIHQFFQERGFLWVHTPIITASDCEGAGELFSVTSLDLKNVPRTENQAVDYSQDFFAKPTYLTVSGQLEAEVMAMAFSNVYTFGPTFRAENSNTSRHLAEFWMVEPEMAFCDLEGDMDLAEAFLKHIFNYVLAKCPEDMEFFNQRIDNTVLATAENIINNQFERLTYTDAIKLLEKADVKFDYPVSWGLDLQSEHERYLAEQLFKKPVIVTDYPAQIKAFYMRLNDDEKTVRAMDILAPKIGEIIGGSQREERLDVLERRVLAQGMKSEDLWWYLDLRRYGTVPHAGFGLGFERLVQFITGMGNIRDVIPFPRTPQNAEF